In Dryocola sp. LX212, the genomic stretch GCCCCGTAACGCTCGCGCAGTTTTAAATCATCCAGGCGGTGGCCCACCATCGGTGAGCCGGGGCGGATAGCCAGGCGACGAGCGCGTCCGGTCAGGCGATACTCTTTTATAAGGTCGCGAAACGTGCGCCGCTTCCATCCCGCCCTGCCGTCTTCCTTGTTCTGGCCCTTAAGGGCGAACCGCGCGAACAGCATATAAACGATACCGAGCACCAGCACGACAAGACCGATTGGCGTGACGCTAAAGAAATTGAAGCCGTGCAACCCTTCGCGCAGCAATTCACTATTGATAACCAGGTTAGGCGGCGTGGCGACCAGCGTCATCATGCCGCTGATAAGGCCAGCGAAGCTTAGCGGCATCATCAGCCGCGACGGGGAGATCTTCATGCGCATGGAGACGCTGAGTACAACGGGGATAAAAATGGCGACGACGCCGGTGGAGCTCATAAAGGCCCCCAGTCCGGCAACGGTTAACATCAGCAGGACCAGCATTTTCGTTTCGCTGCTGCCCGCGGCGCTGACCAGCCAGGATCCCATCTTGGTTGCCACGCCGGTGCGCACCAGGCCGTCGCCGAGAATAAAGAGGGCGGCAATCAGAATAACGTTAGGGTCGCTGAAGCCGGAAAAAGCTTCGCTGAGCGTGAGCGTGCCGCTAAGCACGAAGGCGATAATCACCAGCAGCGCGATCGCGTCCATCCGAACCTTGCCGGTAGCGAACAGCACGACGGCAATGCCTAACAGCGATAAGACCCAAATCAATTCCGAACTCAAAACGCGTCCTTGTTTTCCGAAAATTAACCGAATGCGCTGAGCATGCCATAAAAAAACCCCGCCGGTGCGGGGTTAAATCATGGGATCAGTGTTTTCTTAGAACTTCGACGCTGCCGTCCGGCATTTTCTGTATCAACAGCTCGGTCAGTGATTTCAGCGCGTAGTCAACGTGTTCCAGGCGAGGCGTGTCGCCAGGCGCGTTCACCGCGATCACATGGCAGCCCGCCGCCAGACCGGACAAAATCCCCGCCGGAGCATCTTCCACCACGACGCACTCTTCTGGCTCAAGGCCCAGCAGCTGCGCCCCCAGCAGATAGGCATCCGGCTCCGGCTTACCGCGCGCCACACGTTCTGCGGTGACGAAAACTTCCGGCTCCGGCAGCCCGCCCGCCAGGCGGCGCGCGGCGGCAACCGGCACCGAACCAGAGGTGACTATGGCCCAGGGAATGCCCACTTCATTAAGATGCGCCAGCAGCGCTGCCGCCCCCGGCAGCGCCGTGACGCCGTCGGTGTCTTCGGATTCGATTTTCTCCAGGCGCAGAAACTCCTGCTGGATCTCTTCTTCAGAGG encodes the following:
- a CDS encoding sugar phosphatase, coding for MPEDRRVVKCKGFLFDLDGTLVDSLPAVERAWMNWAKRFDISSQEVLGFIHGKQAITSLRHFMAGASEEEIQQEFLRLEKIESEDTDGVTALPGAAALLAHLNEVGIPWAIVTSGSVPVAAARRLAGGLPEPEVFVTAERVARGKPEPDAYLLGAQLLGLEPEECVVVEDAPAGILSGLAAGCHVIAVNAPGDTPRLEHVDYALKSLTELLIQKMPDGSVEVLRKH